In the Flavisolibacter tropicus genome, one interval contains:
- a CDS encoding PSP1 domain-containing protein — protein sequence MGCGSCGTGSSPNGCKSNGSCGTGSCNRMNAYDWLVNLPIADMDDTCRVIEVSFNQGSRKDYYRNATLQPYEKGDVITVEGVAGFDVGEVMLTGEIVRIQLKKKGIKEDNPEMKKVLRRSTDRDVELWKQNKAREKEALIRSRAIAKQLNLNMKMSEVEFQADGKKATFFYIADDRVDFRELIKIYASEFKVKVEMRQIGARQEAGKVGGIGSCGRELCCATWLTEFKSVNTAAARYQNLSINQTKLSGQCGRLKCCLNYELDTYLDALQGFPENADMLQVAAGTATLIKKDIFKNLMWYVLPNSNKQYPVTIERVRKIRSLNHQNIIPEELEAVEVTSSKPKEIEPAFVDVVGQISLKSLERADKKRRDQKRQQQQPKQLATPQKGQPQQKGPQGQVPKGPQSQQQRPQAQQKPKVENKGPQQGQQPQQRMKQPQKGGGQQQQPKNQNRPQGGRPPQQRPPKDDTPKKD from the coding sequence ATGGGATGTGGAAGTTGTGGAACAGGCAGTTCGCCAAACGGCTGTAAAAGCAATGGCAGCTGCGGAACTGGTAGCTGTAACCGGATGAATGCTTACGACTGGCTGGTCAACCTGCCAATTGCGGATATGGATGATACCTGCCGCGTAATAGAAGTAAGCTTTAACCAAGGCAGCCGCAAGGATTATTATCGAAATGCTACCCTTCAACCTTACGAAAAAGGCGACGTGATTACCGTAGAAGGCGTTGCCGGGTTTGATGTAGGGGAAGTAATGCTAACCGGAGAAATTGTCCGTATACAACTCAAAAAGAAGGGCATTAAAGAAGATAATCCCGAAATGAAAAAGGTGCTACGCCGGTCTACCGATCGCGACGTGGAACTCTGGAAACAAAATAAAGCCCGCGAAAAAGAGGCACTCATCCGCAGCCGGGCTATCGCCAAGCAACTGAACCTCAACATGAAAATGAGCGAGGTAGAGTTTCAGGCCGATGGCAAAAAAGCAACCTTCTTTTATATAGCCGACGATCGTGTTGACTTCCGTGAATTGATCAAGATCTATGCATCGGAGTTCAAGGTAAAGGTGGAAATGCGCCAGATCGGTGCCCGCCAGGAAGCCGGAAAGGTAGGTGGTATTGGCAGCTGTGGCCGTGAATTGTGTTGTGCTACCTGGTTAACAGAGTTTAAATCTGTGAATACAGCCGCTGCCCGTTATCAGAACTTATCTATTAATCAAACCAAGCTCAGCGGTCAGTGCGGTCGTTTAAAATGCTGCTTGAACTATGAGCTAGACACGTATTTAGATGCTTTACAAGGCTTTCCTGAAAACGCCGATATGCTACAGGTAGCCGCTGGTACTGCTACGTTGATCAAAAAAGACATCTTCAAAAACCTGATGTGGTATGTGCTGCCCAACAGCAATAAGCAATACCCCGTTACTATAGAACGTGTTCGTAAGATCCGCTCGCTCAATCATCAAAACATTATTCCGGAAGAACTGGAAGCTGTGGAAGTAACCTCTTCTAAGCCTAAGGAAATTGAACCGGCATTTGTAGATGTAGTGGGTCAGATCAGCTTGAAGAGCCTGGAACGTGCTGATAAAAAACGCCGCGATCAAAAGCGTCAGCAACAGCAACCCAAGCAATTGGCTACACCACAAAAAGGACAGCCACAACAAAAAGGACCTCAGGGCCAGGTACCAAAAGGGCCTCAGTCTCAACAGCAACGTCCGCAGGCGCAACAAAAGCCTAAGGTGGAGAACAAAGGGCCTCAACAAGGCCAACAACCCCAGCAGCGGATGAAACAGCCTCAAAAAGGTGGTGGCCAGCAACAGCAACCCAAGAATCAAAACCGTCCACAAGGAGGACGGCCGCCTCAACAGCGTCCGCCAAAAGATGATACTCCGAAAAAGGATTAA